The Erigeron canadensis isolate Cc75 chromosome 4, C_canadensis_v1, whole genome shotgun sequence genome window below encodes:
- the LOC122596528 gene encoding scarecrow-like protein 23 isoform X2 produces MLQSLILQPTPNPPSSSTTMNTSKRTIHDSSEKTQTTESEDQNKRQNVSEQDQNIDTRDTNIIEEAESSGLRLLGLLLQCAECVAVDNLDQANNLLPEISERSSPFGSSPERVAAYFAEALQARIISSYLGTYSPLSLKKLAQAQTQKICYALQSYNSISPFIKFSHFTANQAIFQALEGEDGVHIIDLDIMQGLQWPGLFHILASRPRALKSLKITGVGSSLELLEATGRRLHDFANSLNLPFEFVPLEGKIGNLINKDIMNTLGVASSETLVVHWMHHCLYDVTGRFVEALHYYSALFDAVGDGLESENVERYTVEQQLFGCEIKNIVAVGGPKRTGEVKVERWGEELGRVGFRPVSLAGNPAAQASLLLGMFPWKGYTLVEENGCLKLGWKDLSLLTASAWQPSDLG; encoded by the exons ATGCTTCAATCTCTTATCCTACAACCCACCCCAAATCCTCCTTCTTCATCCACCACCATGAATACATCAAAAAGAACCATCCATGACTCCTCTGAAAAAACCCAAACAACAGAATCTGAAGACCAAAACAAACGACAAAACGTGTCTGAACAAGACCAAAATATCGATACCCGTGATACAAATATTATAGAAGAAGCTGAATCATCTGGTTTAAGACTTTTAGGATTATTACTCCAATGTGCTGAATGTGTTGCTGTTGACAATCTAGACCAAGCAAACAATCTGCTACCTGAAATATCAGAACGTTCATCGCCATTTGGTTCATCCCCTGAACGAGTTGCAGCTTACTTCGCTGAAGCGTTACAAGCCCGAATAATCAGCTCTTATCTCGGAACTTATTCACCACTAAGTTTGAAAAAACTAGCCCAAGCCCAAACCCAAAAAATATGTTACGCTTTACAATCTTACAACTCAATCAGCCCATTTATCAAATTCTCTCATTTCACAGCCAATCAAGCCATTTTCCAAGCTTTAGAAGGTGAAGATGGGGTTCATATTATCGATTTAGATATAATGCAAGGACTCCAATGGCCAGGATTGTTTCATATTTTAGCTTCGCGACCACGAGCCTTGAAATCGTTGAAAATTACTGGGGTCGGGTCGTCGTTAGAGCTTCTAGAAGCGACCGGGCGAAGATTACATGACTTTGCGAATTCGCTAAATCTTCCCTTTGAATTTGTTCCTTTGGAAGGAAAAATTGGGAATCTAATTAATAAGGATATTATGAATACATTAGGTGTTGCATCTAGTGAAACACTAGTCGTTCACTGGATGCATCACTGTTTATATGATGTCACCG GTCGATTTGTCGAGGCGTTACATTACTATTCGGCCTTGTTCGACGCGGTTGGTGATGGGCTAGAGTCCGAAAACGTTGAACGTTACACGGTTGAACAACAATTATTTGGCTGTGAGATTAAAAATATTGTCGCGGTTGGTGGGCCGAAAAGGACGGGTGAAGTCAAGGTTGAAAGATGGGGTGAGGAGTTGGGCCGGGTTGGGTTTCGGCCCGTTTCGTTAGCGGGTAACCCGGCTGCTCAAGCGAGTTTGTTGCTAGGGATGTTTCCATGGAAAGGGTACACATTAGTTGAAGAAAATGGATGTTTAAAACTGGGTTGGAAGGATTTGTCTTTGTTGACTGCTTCTGCTTGGCAACCGTCGGATCTTGGATAA
- the LOC122596528 gene encoding scarecrow-like protein 23 isoform X1, whose protein sequence is MLQSLILQPTPNPPSSSTTMNTSKRTIHDSSEKTQTTESEDQNKRQNVSEQDQNIDTRDTNIIEEAESSGLRLLGLLLQCAECVAVDNLDQANNLLPEISERSSPFGSSPERVAAYFAEALQARIISSYLGTYSPLSLKKLAQAQTQKICYALQSYNSISPFIKFSHFTANQAIFQALEGEDGVHIIDLDIMQGLQWPGLFHILASRPRALKSLKITGVGSSLELLEATGRRLHDFANSLNLPFEFVPLEGKIGNLINKDIMNTLGVASSETLVVHWMHHCLYDVTGSDHSTLKLLHLLKPKLITIVEQDLSHAGTFLGRFVEALHYYSALFDAVGDGLESENVERYTVEQQLFGCEIKNIVAVGGPKRTGEVKVERWGEELGRVGFRPVSLAGNPAAQASLLLGMFPWKGYTLVEENGCLKLGWKDLSLLTASAWQPSDLG, encoded by the coding sequence ATGCTTCAATCTCTTATCCTACAACCCACCCCAAATCCTCCTTCTTCATCCACCACCATGAATACATCAAAAAGAACCATCCATGACTCCTCTGAAAAAACCCAAACAACAGAATCTGAAGACCAAAACAAACGACAAAACGTGTCTGAACAAGACCAAAATATCGATACCCGTGATACAAATATTATAGAAGAAGCTGAATCATCTGGTTTAAGACTTTTAGGATTATTACTCCAATGTGCTGAATGTGTTGCTGTTGACAATCTAGACCAAGCAAACAATCTGCTACCTGAAATATCAGAACGTTCATCGCCATTTGGTTCATCCCCTGAACGAGTTGCAGCTTACTTCGCTGAAGCGTTACAAGCCCGAATAATCAGCTCTTATCTCGGAACTTATTCACCACTAAGTTTGAAAAAACTAGCCCAAGCCCAAACCCAAAAAATATGTTACGCTTTACAATCTTACAACTCAATCAGCCCATTTATCAAATTCTCTCATTTCACAGCCAATCAAGCCATTTTCCAAGCTTTAGAAGGTGAAGATGGGGTTCATATTATCGATTTAGATATAATGCAAGGACTCCAATGGCCAGGATTGTTTCATATTTTAGCTTCGCGACCACGAGCCTTGAAATCGTTGAAAATTACTGGGGTCGGGTCGTCGTTAGAGCTTCTAGAAGCGACCGGGCGAAGATTACATGACTTTGCGAATTCGCTAAATCTTCCCTTTGAATTTGTTCCTTTGGAAGGAAAAATTGGGAATCTAATTAATAAGGATATTATGAATACATTAGGTGTTGCATCTAGTGAAACACTAGTCGTTCACTGGATGCATCACTGTTTATATGATGTCACCGGTAGTGACCATTCTACTTTAAAATTGTTACATTTATTAAAACCAAAACTTATTACTATAGTTGAACAAGACTTAAGTCATGCGGGTACCTTTTTAGGTCGATTTGTCGAGGCGTTACATTACTATTCGGCCTTGTTCGACGCGGTTGGTGATGGGCTAGAGTCCGAAAACGTTGAACGTTACACGGTTGAACAACAATTATTTGGCTGTGAGATTAAAAATATTGTCGCGGTTGGTGGGCCGAAAAGGACGGGTGAAGTCAAGGTTGAAAGATGGGGTGAGGAGTTGGGCCGGGTTGGGTTTCGGCCCGTTTCGTTAGCGGGTAACCCGGCTGCTCAAGCGAGTTTGTTGCTAGGGATGTTTCCATGGAAAGGGTACACATTAGTTGAAGAAAATGGATGTTTAAAACTGGGTTGGAAGGATTTGTCTTTGTTGACTGCTTCTGCTTGGCAACCGTCGGATCTTGGATAA
- the LOC122597411 gene encoding uncharacterized protein LOC122597411 encodes MTVAWKIDDMGLVPRIDGPRVFTALRMKEKRFLEAASMYSFISSYKKLKLDLLQINIYNIMAMKSMITLLITLLVVVFVAQEAKATVGVVSVTGTVVCPVINGSTNINTTTNVTIPTPPRLPVVNGSVQATILDVPVGAMVRTDGLGRFAVTFVRPVLRSVENLRQVTTINVTPPPTACNSTLPPNTVLRSIPPLQVVSQFILSVQLNTTAGFQLPAV; translated from the exons ATGACGGTTGCATGGAAAATAGATGATATGGGTTTGGTTCCAAGAATTGACGGGCCAAGAGTGTTCACTGCTTTAAGGATGAAGGAAAAGAGGTTTCTGGAG GCAGCTTCTATGTATAGTTTTATATCAAGTTACAAAAAACTTAAATTGGATCTTTTGCAaatcaacatatataatataatggcAATGAAATCTATGATCACCTTGCTAATCACCCTTTTGGTAGTTGTTTTTGTTGCACAAGAAGCCAAGGCTACTGTTGGTGTTGTAAGTGTCACTGGAACTGTAGTTTGCCCTGTGATCAATGGGTCTACTAATATTAATACTACTACCAATGTCACAATCCCGACTCCTCCTCGTCTTCCTGTCGTCA aTGGTAGCGTTCAAGCAACGATACTCGATGTTCCAGTTGGAGCGATGGTAAGAACAGATGGACTTGGACGATTCGCTGTAACTTTTGTTCGGCCAGTGCTAAGGTCCGTTGAAAACCTGCGACAAGTTACCACCATTAACGTGACTCCACCACCCACGGCTTGCAATTCAACCCTCCCCCCAAACACCGTCCTACGATCCATCCCGCCATTACAAGTGGTGAGCCAATTCATTCTTTCTGTGCAGTTGAATACGACAGCAGGATTCCAGCTGCCTGCAgtctaa
- the LOC122597412 gene encoding protein FAR1-RELATED SEQUENCE 5-like, giving the protein MNKGFNTFVVESGGYENVPFTEKDCRNCFDKVKQLKFGEGDAEAIQSYFTKVQSSYCDIFYTWDLDDENRLKSLFWADARCRATYEEFGDVITFDTTYPTNEYEMPMAPFVGVNHHGQSILLGCGLISNEDNETFTWLFRSWLACMSGRPPQAIITDQDQAMKNAIQNVFPDARHRWCLWHIMKKLPEKLGSHRKYKFIKYRLKKVVYLISLYLERHGWVPCYVKDTFWARMSTTQRSESINAFFDKYVNKKTTLKQFVEQYENALRDRAEKENKEDFNSYNIHYPPIAHYAMEEQMREIFTHAKFKEFTEELTGKMYCRIGSLKTQDGISKYEVIEDVMVNGNIIKKPFAI; this is encoded by the exons ATGAATAAAGGTTTCAATACCTTTGTCGTGGAGAGTGGGGGATACGAAAATGTACCATTTACAGAAAAGGATTGTCGCAACTGCTTTGACAAAGTGAAACAGTTGAAGTTTGGCGAAGGTGATGCTGAAGCAATTCAAAGTTATTTCACAAAGGTGCAATCATCGTACTGTGATATTTTTTACACGTGGgatttagatgatgaaaatcGACTAAAGAGTTTGTTTTGGGCTGATGCGAGGTGTAGGGCAACTTATGAAGAATTTGGTGATGTAATCACATTCGATACTACATATCCTACAAATGAGTATGAGATGCCAATGGCTCCATTTGTAGGAGTAAATCATCATGGACAATCAATATTGCTTGGTTGCGGATTGATTTCAAATGAAGATAATGAGACATTCACATGGCTATTTCGGTCATGGCTTGCGTGTATGTCTGGACGTCCTCCTCAAGCCATTATCACAGATCAAGACCAAGCTATGAAGAACGCAATACAAAATGTATTTCCTGATGCACGGCATAG GTGGTGTTTGTGGCACATCATGAAAAAACTACCTGAGAAGTTAGGCAGCCATAGAAAATACAAATTCATTAAGTACAGGCTTAAAAAGGTTGTGTACTTGATAAGCTTGTATTTAGAAAGACATGGATGGGTTCCTTGTTACGTGAAAGATACCTTCTGGGCAAGGATGTCTACTACACAACGTAGCGAGAGTATTAATGCATTTTTTGACAAATATGTAAACAAGAAAACTACCTTGAAGCAATTTGTCGAACAGTACGAAAATGCATTAAGGGATAGGGCCgagaaagaaaacaaagaagATTTTAATTCTTATAATATACACTATCCACCAATTGCCCATTATGCCATGGAAGAACAAATGAGGGAAATTTTCACCCATGCTAAGTTTAAAGAATTTACAGAAGAATTAACAGGAAAAATGTATTGTAGGATAGGTTCTTTAAAAACACAAGATGGTATTTCAAAATATGAAGTAATTGAGGATGTTATGGTCAATggaaatataataaagaaaccATTTGCAATTTAA
- the LOC122594875 gene encoding uncharacterized protein LOC122594875, translated as MSEIMSEVSGKKIVHDNFICTPGQSTFPKNSKKILDPLVVRRKGHPMTKRLKSNIEEIITKKPKKKKKLTETGDEEVGCEVDNDLPKKKRTMKEKTKNQNENVYRGTGDTSHSGYANFQPHYGGFLPNYPMQHH; from the exons ATGAGTGAAATAATGAGTGAAGTTTCAGGTAAAAAAATTGTTCATGATAACTTCATATGTACCCCGGGGCAGAGTACTTTTCCAAAGAATAGCAAAAAGATTCTTGATCCGTTGGTAGTGCGGAGAAAAGGTCATCCTATGACTAAGAGACTCAAGTCCAATATTGAAGAAATTATTACAAAAAAGCCAAAAAAGAAGAAG AAATTGACCGAAACTGGAGATGAAGAAGTTGGTTGTGAAGTTGATAATGATTTACCAAAGAAAAAACGTACAATGAAGGAAAAAACG aaaaatcaaaatgagaACGTTTACCGTGGTACGGGTGATACAAGTCATAGCGGATATGCTAATTTCCAGCCTCACTATGGTGGATTTCTTCCAAATTATCCTATGCAACATCATTAG
- the LOC122595632 gene encoding F-box/kelch-repeat protein SKIP11-like, which yields MLEERSFLVSRSFSSKRDNTWSFMSNCRIEKIETHQEKRPLEAEDDEIIHIRKTRKQSNSYENLDLGLGLLDLALVPVDQTDNNEHQAGDNSDSSSLIHAIGRDNSISCLLKCSRSTYGSLASLNRTFRDLIRSGELYRLRRKNGIIEHWVYFSCHLVQWEAFDPINKKWMRLPTMSSNTCFQFSDKESLAVGTELLVLGKEVMDHVIYKYSLLKNSWSFGQLMNEPRCLFGSASLGEIAIVAGGSDPNGKIVNSAELYNSETGMWETLPDMLQPRKMCSGVFMDDKFYVIGGVGGADMKPLTCGEEYDLATREWKEIPNMSPVRTGGAVNATTTTTEAPPLVAVVDNELYAADCADMEVRKFDKGRQEWETVGRLPERADSMNGWGIAFRGCGDRVIVIGGPRTSGAGFIEVNSWVPRDGPPRWTRLDWKQSSNFVYNCAVMGC from the coding sequence ATGTTGGAAGAGAGGTCTTTTTTGGTTTCGAGAAGCTTTAGTAGCAAAAGGGACAACACTTGGAGTTTTATGAGCAACTGCAGGATTGAAAAAATTGAAACTCATCAAGAGAAAAGACCGTTAGAAGCTGAAGATGATGAAATCATTCACATTAGAAAAACCCGCAAGCAATCCAATAGCTATGAGAATCTTGATCTTGGATTAGGATTGCTTGATCTTGCATTGGTCCCCGTTGATCAAACTGATAATAATGAACATCAGGCAGGTGATAATTCAGATTCAAGCTCCCTAATCCATGCCATCGGTCGTGACAACTCAATTAGTTGTTTACTCAAATGCTCAAGATCTACTTATGGGTCTTTAGCATCGCTAAACCGAACGTTTCGTGACCTGATTAGGAGTGGGGAGCTCTATAGATTAAGAAGGAAGAACGGTATTATCGAGCATTGGGTTTACTTTTCCTGCCATTTGGTCCAGTGGGAAGCATTTGATCCGATAAATAAGAAATGGATGCGTCTCCCAACAATGTCATCGAACACGTGCTTCCAGTTTTCCGATAAAGAATCTTTAGCCGTAGGGACTGAGCTACTTGTGTTAGGAAAAGAAGTTATGGATCATGTAATATATAAGTATAGTTTGTTAAAAAACTCATGGTCATTTGGGCAGCTAATGAATGAGCCCAGATGCTTATTTGGGTCAGCTAGTCTTGGTGAAATCGCAATTGTAGCCGGTGGGTCTGACCCGAATGGAAAGATTGTGAACTCTGCTGAGCTTTACAACAGCGAGACTGGAATGTGGGAAACACTCCCGGACATGCTTCAACCAAGAAAGATGTGTTCGGGAGTGTTTATGGATGATAAATTTTATGTAATTGGAGGGGTTGGAGGGGCTGATATGAAGCCACTGACTTGTGGTGAAGAATATGATTTGGCAACTCGGGAATGGAAGGAAATCCCGAATATGTCACCAGTGAGAACTGGTGGTGCCGTCAACGCCACAACGACCACAACCGAGGCACCGCCACTAGTGGCGGTTGTAGATAATGAATTATACGCTGCTGATTGTGCGGATATGGAGGTGAGGAAGTTTGATAAAGGAAGGCAAGAATGGGAAACTGTTGGAAGATTGCCTGAACGGGCTGATTCGATGAATGGATGGGGTATTGCATTTAGGGGTTGTGGTGATCGGGTCATCGTCATCGGAGGACCAAGAACTAGTGGGGCAGGGTTTATTGAAGTGAATTCGTGGGTTCCAAGAGATGGGCCACCTCGTTGGACCAGGCTCGATTGGAAACAGTCGAGTAACTTTGTGTACAATTGTGCTGTGATGGGCTGCTGA